The nucleotide sequence TGAAAAACAGGCAATTGGCTGGTTTTTAGATGGAAATGTGTCTGCTGTGATAGGAACACATACTCATGTGCAAACAGCGGATAATCGCATTTTGCCAAAAGGCACAGCGTACTTATCAGATGTTGGAATGACAGGACCATATGATGCGATTCTTGGTATGGAGAAGGAAGCAGTTTTAAAGAAATTTGTCACAGGGCTGCCGGTGCGATTTGAAGTGCCGAAAAGTGGAAGAACACAATTAAGCGCTTGTTTGATTGAAGTTGATAAAAAAACAGGAAAAGCCAAAGCTATTGACCGTATTCTCATTAATGAGGATACACCATTTATTGCTGAGTAGCCTGGTGTCCCCTTTTGTTTAACGAGTGATCCGAGCGAGATAAGCCTGCTAAAGCGCGCTGCTTTTTCTCTAGCTGAAAAGGCTACTATGTGAAGTTCCTAGGGTTTCTTAGTTGAAGTCTGTAATACAGGAGCCTGTCCTCGAATATAGTAGAAATGGAAGGATAGCGAGCAACTATGTTCACTTAAATGAGCATTCGGTATCGTTTAACAAAAGGAGGACAAGAAATGGAGATATTAAAAGTTTCGGCAAAATCTAATCCTAATTCTGTAGCTGGTGCACTTGCCGGTGTTCTTCGGGAAAGAGGGGCGGCTGAAATTCAGGCAATTGGGGCTGGTGCGCTTAATCAAGCGGTCAAGGCAGTAGCGATTGCACGAGGATTTGTTGCTCCAAGCGGGGTAGATTTAATTTGCATCCCAGCTTTTACAGACATTATGATTGAAGGAGAAGAACGAACTGCAATCAAATTGATTGTCGAACCTCGATAACATCATAAATATGGATAAAAACCGGCCTTTTGATAGTACAGGAGAAGAAGGATTAGTCTTCTGCTCTGCTTTCTTAAGGCGGGTTTTTCTTTTTTTACGCTTTGTTGTTTCGCCTTTATGAATCAGAAACATTTCTGAAAGGGATGAGAAAAATGGTGTTTGATGCACACTGTGACGTCTTATATCAATTACAAAAAGATCCAAAGAAAAATTTTAATGATCCTTCCTTGCATGTGACACACAGCAGACTTAAACGAGCGAAAGCCAAGGTTCAATGCTTTGCGATCTTTCTTCCAACTTCAGTGAGGCCAAACGATCGGTTCCGCTCGGCATTAGAGCAAATTGATTTATTTTACAAGAAGGTGATTGATCCCTATCCAGATATGAAAGTGATTACAACTAGGCGGGAATTGGAAGAGCTGAAAAACGGAGAAATTGGCGCCGTACTTACGCTCGAAGGCGGTGAGGCAATTGAAGAAGACCCATTAAAGCTATCGACCCTATACCGGCTCGGTGTAAGGTCCGTCGGTTTAACGTGGAATCACACTAATGCTTTGGCAGACGGTGCTATGACTAAAAGGGGAGCGGGTATAACTGAATTTGGAAGTCGCGTTGTCCGTATGCTGAATGAATGGAAGGCTTGGACAGATGTATCTCATTTGTCGGAGAAGGCCTTTTGGGATGTAATGGAACAGGCTGATCATCCAATTGCTAGTCATTCAAATTGCTACAGCCTTTGTCCGCATCCGCGCAATTTGAAAGATGATCAAATTCAAGCATTAATTGAAAAGGATAGCGTGGTCGGCCTCTCCTTTGTACCGTTTTTTATTAAGGAACATGGAAAGGTATATGCTCAAGACTTGCTGAAGCACGTAGAGCATATTTGTGAACTGGGGGGTGAAAACCATCTTGGTTTCGGCTCGGATTTTGATGGCATTGACGAAATGATTCAAGGTTGGGATTCATATGAGGCCTACGAGCAATGGACAGAGATTCTTCAAAAGTACTATTCCGCCAGCCAAGTAGAAAAGTTTCTTTGGACGAATTTTTCAAGTCGATTTCCGGGATGAGGGTCGCGTTTAGCTATAGTGATTCAACTGTAAAAGTGATAAACTAAAAAAGTAATAGTTTTGAAGATCCGAATGTACTGAAGGAGTTGTATATTTTATGATAAATCAGCTTTCCTGGAAAGTCGGAGGACAACAGGGGGAAGGGATTGAAAGTACCGGGGAAATCTTTTCTACCGCTTTGAACCGTCTCGGATACTTTCTCTACGGGTACCGCCATTTTTCATCCCGAATTAAAGGCGGCCATACCAATAATAAAATTCGTGTGAGCACGACTCCTGTCCGTGCGGTCGCGGATGATTTAGATATTTTAGTGGCATTTGACCAGGAAACCATTGATGTCAACTATGGGGAGCTTCACGATCAGGGAATCATCATCGCAGATGCTAAGTTCAATCCAGTGAAGCCAGATCAGGCAAAGGCAGAATTGTATGTCGTTCCTTTCACAGAAATCGCGGCTGAACTGGGTACGTCGTTGATGAAGAACATGGTAGCTGTAGGGGCCACATGCGCTGTTATTAATTTAGATGTACACGTGTTTACCAATGTAGTAGAAGAAATTTTTGGCCGCAAGGGAGAAGCCGTTGTCCAGAAGAACATGGAAGCGATTCAACAAGGCTATCAATATATGTGTGACCAGCTTGGCAGCAAAGTAGGAGCCATGCAGCTTGAAGCGGCAGATGGACATCAGCGGATGTTCATGATCGGCAATGATGCGATCGCACTCGGTGCCCTGGCGGGCGGTGTCCGTTTGATGGCGGCTTACCCGATTACGCCAGCTTCTGAAATTATGGAATACTTGATCGACAAGCTGCCGAAGGTCGGCGGAACGGTCATTCAAACAGAAGATGAAATTGCGGCAGCCACGATGGCGATCGGTGCCAATTATGGCGGCATTCGTTCCTTTACCGCTTCTGCGGGACCGGGTCTCTCTTTAATGATGGAAGCGATTGGCCTGGCGGGGATGACAGAAACGCCGCTCGTTGTCGTTGATACTCAGCGGGGGGGTCCATCTACCGGCTTGCCAACAAAGCAAGAACAGTCCGACTTACTGGCGATGATTTACGGAACCCATGGCGAAATCCCGAAAATCGTGATGGCGCCAAGCACGGCAGAAGAAGCCTTTTATGATACGGTGGAAGCCTTTAATCTCGCAGAAGAATATCAATGTCCGGTGATTCTTCTATCTGACTTGCAGCTATCTCTTGGCAAACAAACCGTCGAACCGCTGGACTACAGCCGAGTAGAAATCCGCCGAGGCAAACTTGTTCAAGAAGAGCTGCCGGAGCTGGATGGAAAAGCTTACTTTAAACGCTATGAAGTGACAGAGGATGGAGTTTCCCCTCGAGTGATCCCTGGCATGAAGCATGGCATTCACCACGTAACAGGGGTGGAGCATGATGAGACCGGAAGGCCGTCCGAAGGAGCGGCTAATCGCCAGGCTCAAATGGACAAGCGGATGAGAAAGCTGGAGCAGATCCGCTTTGATACACCGGTCTATAAAAACGCTCAGCATGAAGAAGCTGATTTATTGTTGATCGGATTTAATTCCACTCGCGGGGCGATTGAAGAAGCGATGGAACGGTTAGAGCAGGAGGGGGTAAAAGTCAACCATGCTCAAATTAGACTCATTCATCCGTTCCCGTCAGAAGAAATCTTGCCGCTGATCGAGTCAGCGAAAAACGTGCTTGTCGTAGAAAATAATGCGACTGGCCAATTGGCGAATATCATTAAAATGAATGTAGGCCACATTCAGAAAGTGAAAAGCCTGCTAAAATATGACGGCAATCCATTCCAGCCGCATCATATTTACCATGGCAGCAAAGAACTTTTCCCATTACAAGGAGCGGTTACAAATGGCAACGTTTAAAGATTTTCGAAATGATGTAAAACCAAACTGGTGTCCAGGCTGCGGTGACTTTTCTGTCCAGGCGGCGATTCAGCGGGCGGCGGCCAATATCGGCTTGACGCCGGATCAGCTTGCGGTTATTTCCGGCATCGGCTGTTCGGGACGTATTTCAGGCTACATTAAATCATACGGCCTTCATGGGATTCATGGGCGATCACTGCCGATTGCTCAAGGAGTGAAGATGGCCAACAAAGACTTAACGGTGATTGCTTCTGGCGGAGACGGCGATGGATTCGCCATCGGCATGGGGCATACGATTCATGCGATGCGCCGCAATATTGATATGACTTATATTGTGATGGATAATCAAATTTACGGGTTAACAAAGGGGCAAACCTCTCCTCGCTCTGCTCAGGGATTTGTAACAAAGTCCACTCCGAAAGGAGCGATTGAAGGAACGGTCTCTCCCATGGAGCTGGCGCTGACAAGTGGCGCTACATTTGTCGCTCAAAGCTTCTCTACGGACCTGAAGGACTTAACGGCCATCATTGAAGCGGGCATCAACCATAAGGGCTTTTCTATTATTAACGTGTTCAGCCCATGTGTGACCTATAATAAAATTAACACCTATGATTGGTTTAAAGAAAACTTAACGAAGCTTTCTGCGATTGAAGACTATGATTCTTCCAATCGGGAGATGGCGATGAATACGCTGATGCAACACAACGGCCTCGTAACAGGGATCATTTATCAGGATAAAGAAAGAGCTTCTTATCAAGAGCTTGTGCATGGCTATGCAGAAGAACCGCTGGCCAGCCAAGACCTGCAGCTAGGCGATGAAATGTTTAATAACCTTGTGAAGGAATTTATATGATAAAAAAACCGCCATTGGCGGTTTTTTTATTTCAAAATAGGATTAATAAGAAAAAATAATGCTTTATTCTATCTAGTGAAATTGTTAGTATTCATCTATTGTTTAATCAAATGGAAAGCTATATACTAAAATAATGTGTACCACTTAACAAAAGATATTTCTCACTTTAAATATGGTTTATTGTCGTTTTTGCTAGAAAAGAAAGGAGTTTTTCTGATGAATGAAGAGCAACGTCTTCAGGGACAGCAAGTAAAAGAGAAAAATCCAACGGACAAAAAATCCGAAAAGGATTACAGTAAATATTTTGAAACCGTCTTTTTACCGCCTTCTTTAAAGGAAGCAAAAAAGCGGGGGAAAGAAGAAGTAGCCTACCATAAAGATTTTAAGATCGACGAACAGCTTCGCGGCATGGGAGACGGGAAGAAGTTTTATATACGCACGTATGGCTGCCAGATGAACGAACATGACACAGAAGTAATGGCGGGCATCTTCATGGCTCTTGGCTATGAAGCAACGGATACAGTAGAGGATGCGAACGTTATCTTGCTCAACACGTGTGCGATTCGTGAAAATGCAGAAAATAAAGTGTTTGGTGAGCTTGGTCACTTGAAGCATTTAAAACAGCAGCGACCTGATCTATTGTTAGGTGTGTGCGGGTGTATGTCACAAGAAGAGTCTGTCGTAAATAAAATTTTAAAAACC is from Bacillus sp. PK3_68 and encodes:
- the spoVS gene encoding stage V sporulation protein SpoVS, encoding MEILKVSAKSNPNSVAGALAGVLRERGAAEIQAIGAGALNQAVKAVAIARGFVAPSGVDLICIPAFTDIMIEGEERTAIKLIVEPR
- a CDS encoding dipeptidase, with amino-acid sequence MVFDAHCDVLYQLQKDPKKNFNDPSLHVTHSRLKRAKAKVQCFAIFLPTSVRPNDRFRSALEQIDLFYKKVIDPYPDMKVITTRRELEELKNGEIGAVLTLEGGEAIEEDPLKLSTLYRLGVRSVGLTWNHTNALADGAMTKRGAGITEFGSRVVRMLNEWKAWTDVSHLSEKAFWDVMEQADHPIASHSNCYSLCPHPRNLKDDQIQALIEKDSVVGLSFVPFFIKEHGKVYAQDLLKHVEHICELGGENHLGFGSDFDGIDEMIQGWDSYEAYEQWTEILQKYYSASQVEKFLWTNFSSRFPG
- a CDS encoding 2-oxoacid:acceptor oxidoreductase subunit alpha; the protein is MINQLSWKVGGQQGEGIESTGEIFSTALNRLGYFLYGYRHFSSRIKGGHTNNKIRVSTTPVRAVADDLDILVAFDQETIDVNYGELHDQGIIIADAKFNPVKPDQAKAELYVVPFTEIAAELGTSLMKNMVAVGATCAVINLDVHVFTNVVEEIFGRKGEAVVQKNMEAIQQGYQYMCDQLGSKVGAMQLEAADGHQRMFMIGNDAIALGALAGGVRLMAAYPITPASEIMEYLIDKLPKVGGTVIQTEDEIAAATMAIGANYGGIRSFTASAGPGLSLMMEAIGLAGMTETPLVVVDTQRGGPSTGLPTKQEQSDLLAMIYGTHGEIPKIVMAPSTAEEAFYDTVEAFNLAEEYQCPVILLSDLQLSLGKQTVEPLDYSRVEIRRGKLVQEELPELDGKAYFKRYEVTEDGVSPRVIPGMKHGIHHVTGVEHDETGRPSEGAANRQAQMDKRMRKLEQIRFDTPVYKNAQHEEADLLLIGFNSTRGAIEEAMERLEQEGVKVNHAQIRLIHPFPSEEILPLIESAKNVLVVENNATGQLANIIKMNVGHIQKVKSLLKYDGNPFQPHHIYHGSKELFPLQGAVTNGNV
- a CDS encoding 2-oxoacid:ferredoxin oxidoreductase subunit beta, giving the protein MATFKDFRNDVKPNWCPGCGDFSVQAAIQRAAANIGLTPDQLAVISGIGCSGRISGYIKSYGLHGIHGRSLPIAQGVKMANKDLTVIASGGDGDGFAIGMGHTIHAMRRNIDMTYIVMDNQIYGLTKGQTSPRSAQGFVTKSTPKGAIEGTVSPMELALTSGATFVAQSFSTDLKDLTAIIEAGINHKGFSIINVFSPCVTYNKINTYDWFKENLTKLSAIEDYDSSNREMAMNTLMQHNGLVTGIIYQDKERASYQELVHGYAEEPLASQDLQLGDEMFNNLVKEFI